From a region of the Lactuca sativa cultivar Salinas chromosome 4, Lsat_Salinas_v11, whole genome shotgun sequence genome:
- the LOC111902464 gene encoding cytosolic sulfotransferase 12, which produces MSRNFSKIQSMAIYQDLNRNARHHHNSIDEDQIQTEEEAAYNLLHEKLNDLLATLPKDKGWRTTNVFLYKGFWLGPTALKSLLMIHEYFHPRSSDIFLAAFMRCGTTWLRALMFATANRHLYKFYDHPINHTGSHDTFPSLDSQILLEYPVSNFEHLPSPRLFATHFAHSLLPISMTSPLSSSKFVYVCRDPKDVLISKWHFMSKIRSKELTPISFNEAYELFCNGVSEFGPFWDHVLEYWKASQESPEKVLFLKYEDIQREPSVELKKLAAFMGMPFTAEEEKGGVVERIVKLCSYENMSNLEVNKEGGGAQKFAQVVVENRDYFRKGTVGDWKNYLTEEMRERIDSITETKFKGSGLTLGLGL; this is translated from the coding sequence ATGTCGAGAAATTTCTCAAAAATCCAGTCCATGGCGATATACCAAGATCTTAATCGAAATGCACGCCACCACCACAACTCTATTGACGAAGACCAAATCCAAACAGAAGAAGAAGCAGCCTATAACCTGCTACATGAAAAGCTCAACGACCTTCTTGCAACTCTCCCGAAAGACAAAGGCTGGAGAACCACAAACGTCTTCCTATACAAAGGTTTCTGGTTGGGCCCAAcagctctcaaaagcttattAATGATCCACGAGTACTTCCATCCCCGATCTAGTGACATATTCCTCGCAGCTTTCATGAGGTGTGGAACCACCTGGCTTAGAGCCCTCATGTTCGCCACCGCCAACCGCCACCTTTACAAGTTTTACGACCACCCTATTAACCACACAGGATCCCACGATACTTTCCCCTCCCTTGACTCTCAAATTCTTCTGGAATATCCGGTATCTAATTTCGAGCATCTCCCTTCTCCTCGACTGTTCGCCACACACTTTGCTCACAGCTTGTTACCGATCTCAATGACATCACCATTGTCGTCGTCCAAGTTTGTGTACGTGTGTAGAGATCCCAAAGACGTACTAATTTCAAAATGGCACTTCATGAGCAAAATCAGGTCGAAGGAACTTACACCGATCTCGTTTAATGAAGCTTACGAGCTTTTCTGCAATGGGGTCTCCGAGTTCGGTCCTTTTTGGGACCATGTGTTGGAGTACTGGAAAGCAAGCCAGGAATCACCTGAGAAGGTCCTGTTCTTAAAGTATGAGGATATCCAGAGGGAACCGTCAGTGGAGCTCAAGAAGTTGGCTGCGTTCATGGGAATGCCCTTCACGGCGGAGGAGGAGAAGGGCGGAGTGGTGGAACGGATTGTGAAGCTGTGTAGCTATGAGAATATGAGTAATCTTGAGGTGAATAAGGAGGGTGGCGGTGCTCAGAAGTTTGCGCAGGTGGTGGTGGAGAATCGGGATTATTTCAGGAAAGGGACGGTGGGAGATTGGAAAAATTACTTAACAGAGGAGATGAGAGAGCGCATTGATTCAATCACTGAAACCAAGTTTAAGGGTTCGGGGTTGACACTGGGTCTTGGTCTCTAA